A region of the Arachis hypogaea cultivar Tifrunner chromosome 15, arahy.Tifrunner.gnm2.J5K5, whole genome shotgun sequence genome:
GTGAGCAATAttatagtttttaattaaaaaaattatcagcTTGAAAATTTTTCCTTCCACCTTTCGTCAATAAATCCTCATACAAAAACTAAACAATGCTAAGGTATTTGGAAGCTCATAAAGTGAAGGAGGAATATGACTTTACCCTGAAAAGATGCTGCCAAAATTCAAATGCACAAAAGTTAGCCATGAATTCCATCTCCTTTCGACCGGCTAAGATTGTTCGGTCAGTAAGTAGCTAGCAATATGCTTTGCAAACTGACGAAAACAAAAGGATTCAATTACAATAAAGCTCATAAAAATTACAACATAGAATCAGTGCAATTGGAAATAGTAATATTGATCCACTCTGACGTTACCAATATATCCTCTCCAAATGGATGAAGAATGGGTAAAGGCTTTTTATCCATCATTATACCCAGCAATATGCCTTCACGTATCATACCAGCATTCCCAAATTTCAGAACTAGAACAGAAGCATCAAACGAGAAAGGACAACTGGCTATCAATTGTCCATAAAATGTAGGTTCATAACGGCCCCTTGGAGTCTTTTCCAGTTGCACTAATTATTCGGTGCATTGAAAGAGGGTGTCCATTAGATTCAATAGCTTGCTTCTAAATACactcttcttttgttttcttgttcAGTTGATTGAATTGGCAAAGAGGAAGAGATTTTTCCATTCATCCAATTTGACTGGGTTATGTTTATCTGCTTAGGTACCCTAAATATTTTACTTTCCCCTTGATTAAGTATCACCCATTTTAGCATTCATTCTTGTATTGAAAAGATAGTAACAAGTTTGATCCAACATATCTCTGAACATAGAATATTTGTTTTTATGGAAATAAGCTATAAATTACTTGTTATCGAGAGAGAGAAGACAAGaattcaaccattctcacaatggCACCACTGCAGGATATCCTTAAATATGTTGGCTGGTTTATAGGTTTAGTAGTTGTATAGTTGTATTGTTTCTAGAGAATATAATAAAGCGACCAATTTTCTAGATCAGCAACATAATAAGCATAAAAGTATATGAAGCAATTAAACCTGCAAGAGAATCCAAGCATGCAGCTGTTACAAGGCACCCTTCCAAGTTTAGTAAGGAAAGCTTTTGCAACCCTGAAATGAACCAGGACATCATCGAAAATTAATGAAGCATAGATAATTATGAAATACTGAAACTCAAGAATTCTGTTCAAACTGGCAAGCTGAGATGCTAGTATTGTATATCGGTACTGTTTATAGTTCACACTGCAACATGTCTACTGACTAACATAAACAATATCAACTACAGAAATTACAAGGACAAATGGAAAAACAAAGAGACTTTTCCAAGAATGATTTATACAACTGAAGTCTACATCAAAGAAATGAAGCACAAGGAAGATTGGATATATAACTGAAATTTTTTTCCAGAAAAGACAAACTGATTGGTTGATAGCTGCATTCAGAATTATAACCATATATTCAcataaaaacagaaaacaaagaaaaatccatggaagaagatgaaaatgCTAGGTTGaacctataaaataaaaaatcctgatTGTTCTGAAACACCACAAAAATACAAGGAAACGGAAAGTACCTTTTAGAAAGCTGATGCCAAAATTAGTGACTTTACTGCAAGAAATTTCAAGACTCTCCAAACATGCCAACTCTGGAAGCAAATTGAATAAAATACATTGTTCTGTTAATCATTGAACAATGTGTTGACTAAGACAACAATGACTATACTTTCATATGTACACATCACACTGACAATTATACAGTAGTTAAGCACAGTTGCAATGTGTTCTTTCTTAGAGAAATAAAAGTATTCACTAAAAATAGTTTAGAGCAAGTACAGGTTTATAGGAATTGAGCATCAACAAAAATTAGCAGCCAAAACACAATAACAATTTGCAAAATTCAACTTATAGCAGAGGCAGCAAGAACACCAACGCAATGATCAATAAAAGGCTATGCATGGATTGGATTATATAAAATCGAatcataatcaaattaaaactaattttctGGTCCAAGAAATTTAAGAGATGACTTTTTTCTTTTAGGAAAAAAAGGGTAGCAAGTCACAAAGTATTGCAGAATCATATTGTTATGAACCCtttcatttataaaatatatacatcaGAATTACTCTACTCAGATTTTGCTTCTGTTTTCATAACTAGAACATTGGAATAAGCCAACAGAAGAATCTAAATAAAGTTAGAAGCCCCAGTCCATGAAATCACACCAGACTCCCAATCATAATATTGAGTAAAATTAACAATTCATTATCTAAGGAAGTTCCAAAATGATTTTCAGATTCCAAAATCCCACACTTCTTCCTTTTGTATTTCTCAGGAATGTTAACAATCCAATCAAGCTGAACATCACATGAATTAGCACAAAAATCACAAAGCCGCATCGTTTCCCCCTATAGATATAAAGTTATGATCAAAAGCAAAGGGAGCATagcaagcaagaacaaggaacaATAACAGGGCTCATAGGtccagaaacaaaagaaaaacaacagaacCAGCTCCATTGAAGATAACAGTGGGATAAAGTATTTCATATGCAAACTATTTCACATAGAACACATATTGTAAAGTTTGTTATCTATTCACCCTAATCCTAATAAGTAGATCAGATGACAATAGCTTCAAGTTTCATTGACATgagaaacaaaacataaacaGAGAGAGCAAAACAGAAGACGACGAGCGACGACGATCCGACGAGTGCTTCTGTCGCCGGCGAGGAGGAGCCCAGGGAAGGCCGCGAGACGTTGAAACGCCGGCGACGATAGGAGAGGAGCAACGAGACGCCGGTGAGTGTGACTGTGTGAACGAGTAGAGACTCTGGTGAGATCGAGAGAGACTCTAGTGGCAGTGAGAGAGGAGAGAGTTTGAGTCTCAGAATTAGGAATGAGAGAGAAGCTCGTTGAGAGTGTGCTGGTGAAAAACCCAGGAAGATGAAGATATGAAGttctgttcttttaattttttttcttaatttttcggatgattttttttgtatgaacAATTAGAGATGAGGGTTGTGTGAGAACCCAGTAAACAAAGAACAAAGTgattttgtttaatattttttaaatttatttaatttttttggtataaATAATTGATTAGAGTTTATGAAGAAACAAATGATTTTGTTAaatgtatttttgtttttgttttttagattatttaaattttaaaattaaacaatttaattaatctaaaagagtaatttttgtctaatatatacaaaaaaagggtatttaagtctttttataaaattaaataaataaatattttttatttttatttaattaaaagggtattttagtaaaaattgtgatataatatatatttaaaaaagaaaaaattaaatgttgaCGTGGAAATTAAATTCCACGTGGCTTGTTActacttgtccatattttaaacgtatcggtaggtcagggactaatatggtacatttttttcaattttagagACGTAATTTGTGCAATTAGAATCTCAGGGACGATTTTAGTGCATGACGCCAATTTCAGAGACCATTTTAGAGTTTAACTCTATATTATCAATTAAATTTTATTCCGGTGAttacaattattaattattagcaTTTATTGTTATCTTAGCATTtgttactactattttttattatttatttatttaaattttttttatctagacCCGCCTCGTCAAATCGAAGTGAATTGAGATTTTTGGATTTTACAAATTTTAGTCGTAGAATgcccaaaaattatttttgttgtaaaatcGGGCTCTTACAATGCATGCCatggaaataaaaaattattttatggaGGATTTTCGTCTTTCAAAGATCTTGCCACAGTTCTTTAGATTGGTTAATTTCAGTGCACAATTCATTTGATAGGCGATGGAACCGGTAAGTAACTTGTTAGCCTGAGGCAACGCTTTATTTACCTAATTTATTTAGAAATCATCAATTTTGTCCTCTTCCAATTATTATTGAGAGAATTCTGTGATTACTATCTGATGTGAAAATTTTCTCCACTAGAGAGTGATTCCATCATCTATTATGCTGAGAAGTTTCTTAACCCatattatattttagtttgacaggtaggattaaaaatttaatagtaCGTGAAAAGGGTGTTGTGGAGACAGTCATAAATTATTGAAAATGCGGATATTTTCACCTGAGTCTACTATCCAATATAGTCGTTTCTCAATGAATTTGTTCCCTTCCATAATACTTCTCCAATCCAGAAAGGTATTGCATGAATTGATTTCTTGAGTATTTGTTTTAatgaaaaacatatatatatttaatatatgacaaataatttttatgtatatatatacatatattttgttaataaaaatttacttgatgagtaacaaaaataaaattcaattttaaagagAAACCGACAAATTGGCATGTCAAATTTTGTCAAATGGAGGAAGACTTCTTAATGAAAGGAATCGCATTACAAATTTAAAGTTTTTAC
Encoded here:
- the LOC140179237 gene encoding uncharacterized protein, which translates into the protein MRAKRHGWNLEGRSNWSWQRLSAARLAADGGGSGCVGITETRRTRCTLSTSFSLIPNSETQTLSSLTATRVSLDLTRVSTRSHSHTHRRLVAPLLSSPAFQRLAAFPGLLLAGDRSTRRIVVAQLACLESLEISCSKVTNFGISFLKGLQKLSLLNLEGCLVTAACLDSLAVQLEKTPRGRYEPTFYGQLIASCPFSFDASVLVLKFGNAGMIREGILLGIMMDKKPLPILHPFGEDILFAKHIASYLLTEQS